The Halovivax ruber XH-70 genome includes the window AGTTAATTTTTATTACAGACACGTTTACGAAGCGTCGTGAACCCCGATCGAAATCCCCTCGCACTCGCGTTCGCCGTGACAGTGGGCTGGATCGCCCTCCTGACGGTCGTATTCCTCGGGGGCGTCTGGGCGATCACTTTCGGCGTGTTTTCGGTTCTCGGTGTCTCCAGCGCGTCCACCTCTGCCTCCCTCCTGACGGCGGTCGCGCTTTGCTGGCTCGGCGTTCGGGAGTTCAGGCAGGTAACGGCCGTCGAGCGCCTCGCCGATGCCCGGACCGTCACACCGGACGAGTGTCCCACGTTGTATCGGCTGACGACGCGGGTCGCCGCCCAGCTCGACGTCCCACCGCCGACGATCGCCCTCGCGGACAGCCCCGCGCCGCAGGCCCTCGTCGTCGGCTTGCGACCCGGGAACGTCCACCTCGTCCTCTCGACGGGCGTCATCGACGCGCTCGGCGGGGACGACAGCCCAGTATCGGGCGAACTGGAGGCCGTGATCGCCCACGAACTCGCCCACGTCGCGAACCGCGACGCGATGGTGATGACGGTTGCATCCGTGCCGGTGCTCCTGGCGTCGCGACCCAAATCGTGGGCGCTGTCCGTGGCATCGGAGACCGACTCGTTCGCTTCGGTCTTCCTCACCGCGCCGATCGGCCTGCTCTCGGGCGCCGTCTGGCTGCTCGGACGGGCGACGACGGCCCGCCTCTCGCGCGCCAGAGAGCGCGTGGCCGATCGGACGGCCGTCGAGGTAACGGGGTCGGCGTCGGCGCTCGCCGGTGCGCTCGCGACGCTCGACGACGAGATCGACGCCGCGCCCGACCGCGACCTCCGGACGGTGTCGGCGCTCTCGTCGCTCTCGATCCTGCCGCTCGAACCGTCAGACCCGGTGTTGCTCGGTCCGGATGGCGAACGAAAACCGCCGTACTGGCGCGTCGAACGCGCGTTGAACCGGCTGTTTCGAACCCATCCGCCGACGGCGGACCGAGTCGACTCGCTCGCGACTCTCGTCGATCGGTCCTGACCGTGCTCACGCCTGCAACCGCACGACGGTCGCGTTAGGCGCGATCTCCGTTTCCCGACCGCCCGACCTGGGTGGCGAGGGCGGCCCTGGCGGCGTCCGGCTCGGGTGCCCGGACGAAGGTGACCTCGGGTTCGTCCGATCCGGCGGTGTAGACGCCGATGTCGCCGTAGCCCAGGACCCGGCCGGCGACCGACTGCCGCAAGGTGGTGTTCTGTACCCGTTCGAGCGAGAGTTGCGTGACGTCGCGCGAGACGACGCCACGTTTGGCGTAGAGCTGGTCGGTCGTGATCACGTAGCGCGTGTTCGTCCAGAACGCGTAGGCGGCCGTCGCACCGCCGATCCCGACGACGGCGACCGCGATGGCGAGCCAGCCGACCAGCTGGTAGCCGGCGTTCCACGCCCAGGCCGCGACGAGGAGTCCGGCGAGCGTGACGACGAGTCCGAGGACGAACCGCATCCCGAGCGCGATCGGGTGCGGTCGGTTCGTCCACGTGACGCGCTCGTCGTCGCGCAGGTGTACCCAGTCGGCCGTCTCTCGCGGGACGCTCACACGGGGACGTTCGTGGATTCCGACATAGTTAGGGTGTGATTTCTCCGGCGACGATCCGAGGTAGCGGGTCGTGAAACCCGGTCAGTCGCTCGCCGACTGGGCGGCGGCGACGGCCTGCCGGTTCATTCCTTCGGTCGTCTCGTAGTGGTAGTACGCCCCGAGTCCGACTGCGATGGCGGCGTTCGAGAGCGTGACCGCCCAGAAGACGCCCTGG containing:
- a CDS encoding M48 family metalloprotease, producing MNPDRNPLALAFAVTVGWIALLTVVFLGGVWAITFGVFSVLGVSSASTSASLLTAVALCWLGVREFRQVTAVERLADARTVTPDECPTLYRLTTRVAAQLDVPPPTIALADSPAPQALVVGLRPGNVHLVLSTGVIDALGGDDSPVSGELEAVIAHELAHVANRDAMVMTVASVPVLLASRPKSWALSVASETDSFASVFLTAPIGLLSGAVWLLGRATTARLSRARERVADRTAVEVTGSASALAGALATLDDEIDAAPDRDLRTVSALSSLSILPLEPSDPVLLGPDGERKPPYWRVERALNRLFRTHPPTADRVDSLATLVDRS
- a CDS encoding PH domain-containing protein, with the protein product MSVPRETADWVHLRDDERVTWTNRPHPIALGMRFVLGLVVTLAGLLVAAWAWNAGYQLVGWLAIAVAVVGIGGATAAYAFWTNTRYVITTDQLYAKRGVVSRDVTQLSLERVQNTTLRQSVAGRVLGYGDIGVYTAGSDEPEVTFVRAPEPDAARAALATQVGRSGNGDRA